The Chroicocephalus ridibundus chromosome 2, bChrRid1.1, whole genome shotgun sequence genome includes a region encoding these proteins:
- the GUK1 gene encoding guanylate kinase isoform X1: protein MSWRRLRGPIARAAAMQGPRPVVLSGPSGAGKSTLLKKLLKDYENIFGFSVSHTTRQPRPGEVNGKDYHFVTREEMQKEIDAGEFIEHAEFSGNMYGTSKGAVQAVQAQNQICVLDIDIQGVKNIKRTDLNPIYISVQPPSIDILEKRLRDRKTETEESLLKRLTAARVDLELSKEPGLFDLVIINDDLEKAYSELKEILLEEIKKTQESRKS from the exons CCATGCAGGGGCCGAGACCAGTGGTCCTGAGTGGTCCATCAGGTGCAGGGAAGAGCACTTTGTTAAAGAAATTGCTTAAAGATTATGAGAACATCTTTGGCTTCAGCGTCTCCC ATACCACGAGGCAGCCAAGACCTGGAGAAGTAAACGGCAAAG ATTACCACTTTGTGACCAGAgaggaaatgcagaaagaaatcGATGCTGGTGAATTCATCGAGCACGCAGAGTTCTCCGGAAATATGTACGGGACGAG TAAAGGTGCAGTGCAGGCTGTTCAGGCCCAGAACCAGATCTGCGTCCTTGACATCGACATCCAGGGCGTGAAGAACATCAAGAGGACAGACCTGAATCCCATCTACATCTCCGTGCAGCCTCCATCCATAGACATCTTG GAAAAAAGACTACGTGACCGGAAGACTGAGACAGAAGAAAGTTTACTGAAGCGTTTGACTGCAGCCCGCGTAGATTTGGAACTTA GTAAAGAGCCTGGCCTGTTCGACTTGGTCATTATTAATGATGATTTAGAAAAAGCCTATTCCGAATTGAAGGAGATACTCCTGGAG GAAATCAAGAAGACGCAAGAATCCAGGAAGTCCTGA
- the GUK1 gene encoding guanylate kinase isoform X2 — protein MQGPRPVVLSGPSGAGKSTLLKKLLKDYENIFGFSVSHTTRQPRPGEVNGKDYHFVTREEMQKEIDAGEFIEHAEFSGNMYGTSKGAVQAVQAQNQICVLDIDIQGVKNIKRTDLNPIYISVQPPSIDILEKRLRDRKTETEESLLKRLTAARVDLELSKEPGLFDLVIINDDLEKAYSELKEILLEEIKKTQESRKS, from the exons ATGCAGGGGCCGAGACCAGTGGTCCTGAGTGGTCCATCAGGTGCAGGGAAGAGCACTTTGTTAAAGAAATTGCTTAAAGATTATGAGAACATCTTTGGCTTCAGCGTCTCCC ATACCACGAGGCAGCCAAGACCTGGAGAAGTAAACGGCAAAG ATTACCACTTTGTGACCAGAgaggaaatgcagaaagaaatcGATGCTGGTGAATTCATCGAGCACGCAGAGTTCTCCGGAAATATGTACGGGACGAG TAAAGGTGCAGTGCAGGCTGTTCAGGCCCAGAACCAGATCTGCGTCCTTGACATCGACATCCAGGGCGTGAAGAACATCAAGAGGACAGACCTGAATCCCATCTACATCTCCGTGCAGCCTCCATCCATAGACATCTTG GAAAAAAGACTACGTGACCGGAAGACTGAGACAGAAGAAAGTTTACTGAAGCGTTTGACTGCAGCCCGCGTAGATTTGGAACTTA GTAAAGAGCCTGGCCTGTTCGACTTGGTCATTATTAATGATGATTTAGAAAAAGCCTATTCCGAATTGAAGGAGATACTCCTGGAG GAAATCAAGAAGACGCAAGAATCCAGGAAGTCCTGA